CGGCGCGGGCCAGGTTGGCGCCGTTGCGGCCGAAACGCTGTTCGCCGAAGTAGTTGGGGACGCCCAGGGTGCGGATGGCGGTGATCCGCTCGGCGAGTCGGTCCGGGTCAGGCGCCCAGTTGCGCACCCGGATACGGAAGCGGTTGCCGGCCAGGGCGCCGCGGCGCAGTTTGCGGCGGTGGGGGTGGACCGCCAGGACCTCGATGCCCTCGACGGCCAGGGCGGACCAGTCGGGTTCGCGCTCGCGCGGGCGCGGCAGGGAGAACCACTGGCTGGTGACGGCGCGGCGGTCCTTGAGCCCGGCGTAGCCCAAATCCTTCGGGTCGACCCCAGCGGTCGCGGCGAGTCGGCCAGCGACCCATTCGGTGTTCTGGTCGGTCTTGCGCACCCAGAGCAGGAGGTGGTCGCCGTCACCGTCCGGCGGGAAGCCCAAGACCTCCTCGACTTCAAAGTCTGCGGGTTCGACCCGCAGGCGGCCGGTGCCCAGGGGGGCGCCGTGGGCGCGCGGGAGGGCGTGGAAGGGGCTCCAGGTCGGTCCAGTCGGGTGCGTCATCTCTTCATTTGCGTTTGTTTGCGTTCATTTGCGGCTAATCATCTTTCGGCCTTCCTTCCTCCAACAGAACCACGGCGCAGGCTGCAATCCCCTCCCCGCGCCCGGTGAACCCCAGCCGCTCGGTGGTGGTGGCCTTGACGTTGACGCGCGCCGGGTCACAGCGCAGATCCGCGGCGAGCAGGGCGCGCATGGCGGCGATATGGGGGGCCATCTTGGGGCGCTCGGCGACGATGGTCACATCGGCGTTGTGGACCTTGAGCCCGAGCCCGGTCAGGCTCTCCAGGACACGGCGCAGCAGGATGCGGCTGTCGATCCCGGCGTAGGCGGCATCGGTGTCGGGGAAGTGGTGACCGATGTCGCCCAGGCCCGCGGCCCCCAGCAGGGCGTCGCACAGTGCATGGATGGCGACATCGCCGTCGGAGTGGGCGACCAGTCCCTGGTCGTGGGGGACCGTTACCCCGCACAGGATCAGGGGGCGCCCGGGGGCGAAGCGGTGGACGTCGAAACCCTGGCCGATCAGCATGAGGATGCCTGTGTGTCGAGATAGAAGCGGGCGAGCGGAAGGTCCTCGGCCCTGGTGATCTTGAGATTGTCCGCATGTCCCTCGATGAGGCGCGGGGCGAGCCCCATGCGCTCCATGGCGCCGGCGTCATCGGTCACGAGATCCCCGGCCGCGATGGCGTCCTGCAGCGCCGCGCGCAGGGCGCCCAGGCGGAACATCTGGGGGGTGTAGGCGTGCCACAGGGTCGTACGGTCCAGGGTACAGCGGATGCGCCCGGCGGCATCGGCGCCCTTCATGGTGTCGCGCACCGGCACGGCGAGGATGCCGCCCACCGGGTCGGCGGCCAGTTCGGTGATCAGCCGGTCGAGATCGGCCCGGCGCAGACAGGGACGGGCGGCGTCGTGGACCAGCACCCAGTCGGCCGGATCGGCCTCCGCGGCCAGGGCCTCCAGGGCGTTCATCACGGAGTGACAGCGCTCGGCGCCGCCCGCCACCCGCCGCACCTTGGGGTGATCGGCATAGGCGGTCGCGGGCCAGAAGCCGTCCTCCGCGCCCAGGGCGACCCAGACGCCACTGATGCGCGCGTCCTCAATGAAGGGGGCCAGGGTCCAGTCGATGACCGGGCGACCGGCCAGGTCCAGGTATTGTTTGGGGATGGCGGCACCCAGACGGCGGCCGACACCGGCCGCCGGGAGCACGGCCCAGAAACGCTGATCAGTCATTCGTGTTCATTGGCGTTCTTCGCGGGCTGGCGGCTCTTTCTTCGGTCCGGCCGGACTGCTTTTCTTGTGGCGTGGTGCCGGTGTCGCAGGCTCGGTATCGGGCGGGGCCGGGACCGCGGGGAGCGGGGAGCGCTCGATGACCTGGATGAAGGCCTCACCGCCCTTGATCATGCCCAGTTCGTCGCGCGCCCGCTCCTCTAGGGCGGCCTCACCGGAGCGCAGGTCCTCGACCTCCGCCTGGAGTTCCTGGTTGCGGGTGCGCAGCCGCTCAAGCTCGGCCTTCTGGGCGACGATCTCCAGATTCAGCCCGTGCAGGTCCGCACGGCTCCCCGGTCCGACCCAGAGCCGGTATTGGAGTGCCGCGAGCAGCACGATCAGTACGAGGATCAGCAGGCGCATGGACGGGAGCGGCAGGGCACTGACCGCCGACCGGAGGGTACCGGCCGGCGGTGCGTCGGCCTCAGAGCCAGCGGAAGGCATTGCGGCCGGCATAGACGGCCTCGTCGCCCAACTGGTCCTCAATGCGCATCAACTGGTTGTACTTG
The DNA window shown above is from Candidatus Thiodictyon syntrophicum and carries:
- the truD gene encoding tRNA pseudouridine(13) synthase TruD gives rise to the protein MTHPTGPTWSPFHALPRAHGAPLGTGRLRVEPADFEVEEVLGFPPDGDGDHLLLWVRKTDQNTEWVAGRLAATAGVDPKDLGYAGLKDRRAVTSQWFSLPRPREREPDWSALAVEGIEVLAVHPHRRKLRRGALAGNRFRIRVRNWAPDPDRLAERITAIRTLGVPNYFGEQRFGRNGANLARADALFHGAIRRPSRHQQGLWLSAARSQVFNQVLAARLTRGDWDRPLPGDCLNLDGSHSWFPADTIDDTLRGRTARLDLHPTGPLWGRGDPPSQGEVRALEDAVAAAHPGWPAGLARFGLEQDRRALRLLVPDLGWDLTDRGCELAFELPAGAYATAVLRELMDWGQAGED
- the ispF gene encoding 2-C-methyl-D-erythritol 2,4-cyclodiphosphate synthase, giving the protein MLIGQGFDVHRFAPGRPLILCGVTVPHDQGLVAHSDGDVAIHALCDALLGAAGLGDIGHHFPDTDAAYAGIDSRILLRRVLESLTGLGLKVHNADVTIVAERPKMAPHIAAMRALLAADLRCDPARVNVKATTTERLGFTGRGEGIAACAVVLLEEGRPKDD
- the ispD gene encoding 2-C-methyl-D-erythritol 4-phosphate cytidylyltransferase, translated to MTDQRFWAVLPAAGVGRRLGAAIPKQYLDLAGRPVIDWTLAPFIEDARISGVWVALGAEDGFWPATAYADHPKVRRVAGGAERCHSVMNALEALAAEADPADWVLVHDAARPCLRRADLDRLITELAADPVGGILAVPVRDTMKGADAAGRIRCTLDRTTLWHAYTPQMFRLGALRAALQDAIAAGDLVTDDAGAMERMGLAPRLIEGHADNLKITRAEDLPLARFYLDTQASSC